The Bdellovibrio bacteriovorus W nucleotide sequence AGCTGAATAATCCTTTAACAGGGTTGCGTTCTTTGACTCAGGTTCTATTGCAGGAAGTTGAGGATGGAACCAATCTCTATGCCGATTTGATTGAAATTGAAAAGGCAACGGGGCGATCGCAAAGAATTATCAAAAACCTTTTAGATTTCTCTAAGGGTGAAGATCAGCCCGCAGAAGTCGTTTCTGTAAACAGTGTGGTAGATCGCACTTTGCCAATGCTCAAATCGGCTCTTAGAATTCATCGCCTCTCTGTAGAACTGGATGAGAATCTTCCATCAGTGTTTATCGAGCCGCATCTTTTGCAGCAAGTTTTGTTCAATCTGATTAACAACTCTTGCCAGGCGATGAAAAACCCTGGGACTGTCAGTATTCAAAGCTATCTTAAAGATGGATGGATCACTCTGGCTGTGGAAGATACTGGGCCAGGCATACCTGCTGAAGTGAAGAAGCGAGTTTTTGATCCCTTCTTCACGACAAAAAAAGAAGGACAGGGAACAGGTCTTGGGTTAAGTATGTCGAAATCTGTCATTGAGAAGTTTGGTGGCCATATAGAAATTCTTGATGTGGAGCCTCAAGGTTGTCGTTTTGAGATCCGCTTGCCGCAAATGAAGGGAATCTAGAGTTTTGAAAGTTTTAGTTGTAGATGATGAAGTTTTAGTTCGCCGCTCATTAATACGTGCCCTTGCTCGTAAGGGCTATGAAGTTATTGAGGCTGTCGATGGGGCAGAAGGTGTTGAGCTATGGCGAACTCATTCTCCAGATGTGGTTTTCTTAGACGTTCTCATGCCTCGCTTGACCGGACCAGAGGTTCTGCGTGAGATGGGTGAGGGAAATAAATCCAAAGTAATTTT carries:
- a CDS encoding putative response regulator (COG0745 Response regulators consisting of a CheY-like receiver domain and a winged-helix DNA-binding domain), translated to MKVLVVDDEVLVRRSLIRALARKGYEVIEAVDGAEGVELWRTHSPDVVFLDVLMPRLTGPEVLREMGEGNKSKVILMSAFTGEHNMQTAQEMGASLFVSKPFEDIFSVVGLVEELFV